From Miscanthus floridulus cultivar M001 chromosome 15, ASM1932011v1, whole genome shotgun sequence, the proteins below share one genomic window:
- the LOC136508511 gene encoding uncharacterized protein, whose protein sequence is MCPLRVILIFLSATIAGFFLIRGLNAEPDQFDVDADESGTPRAPLPLHSKVGSAVKTGFWTMVDMASGRYLWRTLVAQPAKSESDKAR, encoded by the exons ATGTGCCCGCTGCGGGTGATCCTCATCTTCCTCTCCGCCACCATCGCCGGCTTCTTCCTCATCAGGGGACTCAACGCCGAGCCCGACCAGTTCGACGTCGACGCCGACGAGTCGGGAACCCCCAGGGCACCCCTGCCCCTGCATTCCAAG GTTGGATCGGCTGTGAAAACAGGGTTCTGGACGATGGTGGACATGGCAAGTGGGCGGTACCTCTGGCGCACCCTTGTTGCCCAACCTGCGAAATCGGAATCCGATAAGGCCCGGTGA
- the LOC136508755 gene encoding CBL-interacting protein kinase 15-like yields MESRGKTLMERYELGRLLGKGTFGKVHYGRNLESNQSVAIKMMDKDKVLKVGLSEQIKREITTMRLVAHKNIVHLHEVMATRNKIYIVMEYVKGGELFDKIGRSGKLTEAAAHKYFQQLIGAVDHCHSRGVYHRDLKPENLLLDENENLKVSDFGLSALSESKKQDGLLHTTCGTPAYVAPEVISKIGYDGAKSDIWSCGVVLFVLAAGYLPFQGPNLMEMYRKIQHGDFRCPSWFSHKLKKLLYKILDPNPGTRISIQKIKESTWFRKGPGETRAVKAKILSENSNTNAAPVLATRRKKIAHEDMKPLAATNLNAFEIISFSTGLDLSGLFIKKECRKETRFTSDKPALAIISKLEEVAKQLNLRIRKKDNGIVKIQGRKEGRNGVLQFDTEIFEITPSYHLIEMKQTSGDSVEYQKLLEEDIRPGLKDIVWAWHGDDLQQKLE; encoded by the coding sequence ATGGAGAGCAGAGGAAAGACTTTGATGGAGCGGTATGAGCTGGGGAGGTTGCTGGGGAAAGGCACGTTTGGCAAGGTGCACTATGGAAGGAACCTTGAGTCCAACCAGAGCGTTGCTATTAAGATGATGGACAAGGACAAAGTGCTCAAGGTCGGGCTTTCGGAGCAGATTAAGCGTGAGATCACAACAATGCGGTTGGTGGCGCATAAGAACATTGTTCATCTTCATGAGGTCATGGCGACACGAAACAAGATCTATATTGTCATGGAGTATGTGAAAGGTGGAGAGCTCTTTGACAAGATTGGCAGGAGTGGCAAGCTCACAGAGGCTGCTGCACACAAGTACTTCCAGCAGCTCATTGGTGCAGTAGATCACTGCCACAGCCGAGGTGTGTATCACCGGGACTTGAAGCCTGAGAACCTGCTGCtggatgagaatgagaacctcaaggtgTCGGATTTTGGACTGAGCGCGCTTTCAGAGTCAAAGAAGCAAGATGGGTTGCTCCATACTACCTGTGGAACACCGGCATATGTAGCTCCAGAGGTGATCAGCAAGATAGGCTATGATGGTGCAAAATCTGACATCTGGTCTTGTGGTGTTGTCCTGTTTGTTCTTGCTGCTGGCTATCTCCCTTTCCAGGGCCCAAACTTGATGGAGATGTATCGGAAGATACAGCATGGTGATTTCAGGTGCCCCAGTTGGTTTTCACACAAACTTAAGAAGCTGTTGTACAAGATCCTGGACCCCAACCCAGGCACAAGAATTTCAATTCAGAAGATAAAGGAGTCTACTTGGTTCCGAAAGGGTCCTGGGGAGACCCGTGCAGTAAAGGCAAAAATTCTTAGTGAGAATTCCAACACAAATGCTGCCCCGGTGCTTGCTACTAGGCGCAAGAAGATTGCTCACGAAGATATGAAGCCCCTGGCTGCCACAAACCTAAATGCCTTTGAAATTATCTCATTCTCAACAGGGTTGGACCTGTCTGGTCTATTTATCAAAAAGGAGTGCAGAAAGGAGACAAGGTTCACTTCAGATAAGCCTGCCTTGGCCATCATCTCAAAACTTGAAGAGGTTGCAAAACAACTGAATCTCAGGATAAGGAAGAAGGATAATGGCATTGTCAAGATTCAAGGGAGGAAGGAGGGGAGGAATGGTGTCCTTCAGTTTGACACTGAAATCTTTGAGATCACACCATCCTACCATCTCATTGAGATGAAACAAACAAGTGGTGATTCAGTTGAGTACCAGAAACTGTTGGAAGAGGACATCCGGCCAGGGCTGAAGGACATTGTCTGGGcctggcatggagatgatctgcAGCAAAAGCTGGAGTAG